AGCATTAAATTTAGCTCCAAGCAAAGCTGCTATCATGCCACTTAGCACATCCCCGCTTCCACCTTTTGCCAAAGCTTCATTGCCACAATTTACTACAAAAAGTTTTTCTTTTTGAGTGATGATGGGATTAGCCCCTTTTAATACCAAAACACATTGAAATTTAGAGCTAAATTTTCTTGCATAAAAAAAGCGATTATTTTGAATTTCTTCTACATTTACATCCTCATTAAAACAAAGTTTTAAAAGCATAGAAAACTCTTTAGGATGAGGGGTTAAAACAACATCTTCTCTATTAAGATAAGAAAGTAAATTTTCACTTTGAAAGCAATTTGCATCTAAGACTAAAGGAATGTTTTTTAATCTTTCATCTTTTAAAATACTTAAATCATCAAGTCCCATACCTATAGCAGCTGCATTTATTTTGCTTTCAATATTATCTTTTAGCATAATCAAAGGCGAAAAACTTTCTTTAGCTACTAAAGATACAAGCCCTGCTCCAAACTCTAAAGCACCAAGTCCAGCTAGAGTACCTGCACTTTTATTGGCAAAAATATAAACATGGCCAAAATCACCTTTATTTGAATTAGCTTTTTTTGCAATGAGCTTTAAATCTTTTTTTTCTAGTAAAAAACTTGAAGTATTTTGTATATAGGATTTTAAACCCAAATTCGCAATTTTAATTTTACCTACAAATTCTTTTGCAAAATCTTCTAGTAAAATTTCTTTAATCACTCCCATACAAAGAGTGTAATCAGTCTTAAAACATAGCTCTTGTCCAAGACCACTAGGAATATCACAAGCTATTTTTAAAGTTTTGCTTTTAGTAATTTTTTTAAAAATTCTTTGTAAATTTTCATCTAAAGGTTTATTTAAACCACTTCCAAAAACACAATCAACTATAATGTCAAAATCTTTAAATTTAGGTTCTTTTTTTAAGAAATTAAAACCTATATTTTTTAAAATTTGCTCTTGCTTGATAAACATTGTACTTTTTTTATATGGCATAACATAGGCAAAAGCTTTTTTTAAATGCCTTATAGCCACAAGCCCATCGGCTCCATTTCCACCAGTACCAAGTAAAAATAAAATTTTGGGATTTTTTAGCTTTTTACTTTTTTTCTTAATCAAATTTGCAAGCTCTATGCCTGCATTTTCCATCATTAAAAATTCATCCAAACCTTTTTCAATCAACTCTTTTTCATAAGAAATATTATCTTTAAATACTGCTTTCATCACTCATCTCACATTTTATAAGCTTTTGGGTTTTTGCACCTAGCTCTTTAAGCTTTATCACTCTTGAAGCGATATTCCCGCTTCCATGAGTCAGCTTCGTTTGCATATTATCTACATTTGTGTTTAATCTTTTAATGTTTTCTTTGATTTTTTCAAAATCATCTAAAACACCTGCAAATTTATCATGAAATTTGCCAAGCTCATCAAAAGCTTTTAGGATATTTTCATTACTTTGTATATTTTTCCATGAAATATTTATCGTATTTAGTGCCATAAAAAGAGTATTTGGCGTAGTTAAATAAACCTTTTTTTTATAAGCATATTGATAAATTTCAAGATCTACATTTAAAATCAAATCCAGGATATTTTGATAAGGTATAAAAAGCAAAACAAACTCATAAGTGTGTTTATTATACTGCATATAAGGTTTTTTGGCTAACTCATCAATCCTTGATTTTAGATTATAAGCTAAATCAAGACAGGTATTTTGACTAATATCTTCAAAAGTAAAATCACTTGGCAAAGAAAATTTTGCATCAATGATTATACTTTTTTGTTTATCTAAAAACACAACCGCATCAGGAATATAGGTTTTACCCTCATCTTGAAATCTCTCTTGCAATTTATACTGCACGCCCTCTACTAGGCCACTATTTTCTAAAACTGATTTTAGTTGCAATTCTGCAAAATTACCACGAATTTTTTTATCACCCTTTAAAATTTTAGCTAACCTATCTGCATTTTCTGTCATATTTTGGCTAAATTTAAACATATTATCAATATGAGTTTTAAGACTAACTTCATTTGAATTTAGTCTTTCATTGTATTCTTTAACACTTTTTTTCACAGGCAAGAAAATTTCTTCTAAGATTTTTTTTGTATCTTCATTAAGCATAAGTTTGTTTTGGCTTAAAATATTAGCATTTTGTTTTTGTAAATTTTGTTCTAATTCTTGTTTTAATTCTACTAAACCTTGTTTGTATTTTTCTTCTAGTTTTATTAAAGTTTGAGTATATTCTTCTTTTAAATTCGCACGCTCTTTTAAATGTATATTTAAAAGTTCTTGCTGAGTTTGTTCTTTTTGAGCTAATTTTGCTTCTAAAGCCTCATTTTTAGATAAATATAATATTTTTTCATCTAAAAGTTTGGAATTTTTTTCCATGAGTGTAGTTTTTTCAAGCTCTAAATTAGTAAGTTGATTTTGCAAGGCTATATTACTTTGGTTTAAAAACTCCAATTTTGCTTTTTCTTTTTGGCTTTTAAACACATACCATATGAAAGCTAAAATTACAACAACTAAAAAGGCTATCAAGATATTTTCCATTTTTAAGCCTTTATTTTTTCAATAAGAAAATAAATATTTTTTTCATTACCTTCTTTAAATTGCTTCATTTGCGGTAAAAACTCTTTTACTAAAGCTCTAAAATTTTTAAAACCAAAATTTTGAGGGATAAAATTTGCGTGCTTTCTATTCATATTGGTGCGAATTTGAGCATATTCAGCACGGCCTTTTTCTTCTATCAAGGTTTCTGTGATATTGATTAAATCTTTAATATATTCTTTAGTGCTTAATATTTTTTCTTTAGATTCATCTTGATCTAAATAAAAAAATTCACTAAAAGAATTCACATAAGATTTTACAGCTTGTTTTAAACCCATACCTATAACTTGCTTTTTGCCCTCTTTAAGCCTTTGGATTAAACTAGTATAATCACTATCACTTGAAACAATGACAAAAATATCAATATCTTTTTCATAAAAAAAACTCATAATCTCAGTGATTAAATACATATCACTTGAGTTTTTATTAGCTATAAAATTAAATTGTTGCATAGCGATGATAGAATATTGTGCGATTTGTTCTTTCCAGTTTTGTATATTTTTTTGTGTCCAATCTCCATAAATTCGTTTTATAACAATTTCTCCATAATCAGAAGCGATATCAAAAATAGATTTTGCATATTTTGAAGGAATATTTTCTGCATCAATAAAGATTGCCACACTTTTGTTATCCATTTTTTCTCCTATGTAGTTCTCATTCTAAAACTTAATGCTTTTAAAATATGAGTTTTTAAGATCAACTCACTTTGCTCTAAATCTGCAATGGTTCTTGCCACTTTTATGGTTTTATTTACCCCTCTTTGAGAAAGATTATATGAATTTATAGCCTTTTGTAAAATTTCATTCGCAGTAGAATCTAAAATACAAAATTGTTTCAGCTGTTCATCATTTAATTTAGCATTAAATTCTTCTTGTTTTCTTTGCTTTTGAAATAAAAATCCTTTAAAAACCATTTCACCCATCTGTTCAGAGCTTAAACTTGTTTTATCTTCATGCGAAATCTCATCCATAGCTACATAAAGATCAATTCTGTCTAAAATAGGAGATGAAATTTTATTTTTATATTTTTTAATTTCTATCTCTTGGCAACGACATACAAGACTTTTAGAAAATAAATTTCCACAAGGACAAGGATTTTGTGCACAAGCAAATAAAAATTTAGTTTCATAAATCACTTTAGTATTAACTCTTGAAATAAGAATTTTAAAATCCTCTAGCGGCTCTCTTAAACTTTCTATGATTTGTTTTGAAAAATGGGGAAACTCATCAAAAAACAAAACTCCTCCATTTGCAAGTGCTATTTCTCCTATCTTGGCATTTTTGGTTCCTCCACCAAAAATACTAGCCCTAGTACTTGTATGATGAGGACTTCTAAAAACCCTACTAGCACTAAAATCATCGTCTAAAGAATTTAATGATTTATAGGCATTTTGAGCTAAAATTTCTTTCAAACTTTGCGGTGGCATGATGAAAGGAAGTCTTTTAGCACACATACTTTTACCACTACCTGGACTACCTTCAAATAAAATATTATGCATACCCAAAGCTGCTATTATACAAGCAAATTTAGCATTTTCTTGACCCTTAACTTCTTTAAAATCATAAGGGTAAATAGAATTTTTTATATATTTTTGATTATTAATTTCTATGGCATTTTCAAACAAAGGATGAGCATTATTTATATGATAATTCTCATAATTTTTTTCTTTAAAAAAATCCATAGCTTGAGCTAAATTTTCCAAAGCATAGATTGTTAAGTTAGGTATCATCGAAGCTTTTTGTGCAATAGCTTTTGGTACTACTACTTTGGCATTTTGTACTTTTGCACTTAAAAAAAGCAAGATAGAAAATAAACTAGCAGTACTTTTAATACTCCCATCTAAACCAAGTTCTCCAAAAACAAAAAAGTCATCTAAATTTTCTTTTTGAAATAAAATCAAAATCGCAATAGCCAAATCAAAATGAGAGCCATTTTTAGGGATATCTGATGGACTAAGATTGATAGTGATTTTTTGTGCTGGGAAATTGAAATTTTGACTTAGTAAAGTTGCCTTAACTCTTTCTGTACTTTCTTTAATGGTAGAATTTGCAAGACCCACTATACTAAAACCTGGCAAACCTCTTGTGAAAGTTGATTCTACATCGATAATATCAAGCTCTGTAGAAAAACTTGCACATTTTAGTTTTTTCATTTGTTCTTTTTGGATTTTTTCTTAAAGTCTTTATCAAATTTTTGGCGTTTTAAAAAAGAAAGTTTTTCTATAAACAAATGTCCATCAAGATGATCAACTTCATGTTGAATAGCCACTGCTAAAAAATCATGCGCTTGCAAACTTTGTGGCTTTCCAAACCTATCTTGATAATCAAGTTGTATATTTTTATAACGCATTACATCTTCATAAAAACCTGGTATGCTTAAACAACCTTCATTGCAAGAAATTTTTTCATCATCTAAAGGTGTTATAATAGGATTAATAATTTCTAAAAGAGTTTGCTTGTCTTCTTTTTGCTCACCTTCTTCATCACCAATATCTACAAGCAAAGCTCTAATTGGCATATCAACTTGAATAGCAGCCAAGCCTACACCCTTATTAGCTATCATTGTCTCATACATATCATCTAAAAGTATATGCAAATCTTTATCAAAATTTTCTACTTTTTTTGACTCTAAAAATAATCTTGGATTAGGATAGGTAATTATCTTTCTTATCATTTTTCTTTTTCCACTATTATAAAGGGTTCTAAATTTTTTCCTGAATCTTTTAAAGCTTCAATGCATTTTTCTATTAATTCTTCACTCTTGCTATCTTGATTAACAGCACTTATAGCCACTTCAACATCTACATCTATTTCTTTATCTGCTAGGAAAAAATTTGAATTTCCTAAAGATTCTAAAATTTTATTACATATTTCTTGTGCTTTTTCTAAATTTGTATGAGAAATCATCATAGCAAAAATATTGTTTCCACAATGGGCTACTATATCGCTTGAAGAGACATTTTTACTAAAAATTCTACACACACCTTTTAAAAAAGCATTTTTTTCTTTTTGAGTATAAGTTTGCTCAAGAATTTCTTCTTTTGCTCTAAAAAATATTAAGGAAGTATGGTAATTATATTTTGCATTACTTTCAATGCTTTTTTCTAAATTTTCTAAAAAATATTTTTTGTTATAAACTCCAAATTTAGAGTCAAAATCACTTTGCTCTTCTATATGTTTATAAGTTTGTCTAACCTCATCAAAACTTTCTTTAATCTCATCTGAATATTTATCTAAAATACTAGAAAACCTTGAAAGATCTGCTTCAAGAGCGTGAATTACATTAGAAACAGCCAAATTTCCTGTACTAATAGCAAGTTCTGAATTACGTCTTCTTAACATATCTTTAACTGTTTCAAGATGTCTATAAATCATAGCAATGTATTGCAATAATGCCGAAGTAGAACTAAAACTTTTTTTGATTTCTTGTTCTATATTTGCACGTTTGATACCATCATCATTTTGTTCAAATTCCATAATCTCGCTAACTTTTTTCTTAAAAACTACCGGACGTTCTTCAAGCATTTTTTGAAAATAAACTCCATAATTAGTCGGTGTTGGAGGTACATTATCTTTTACAAGCTCAGTCAAAATAGACTTTGCAAATTTTTCAAATTCACCTCCACTAATTTTTTGAATTTTTGAAGCTTCTTTGGCTGGAGTTGGATCACTACTTAAATTTAAATCAGCAAATAAATCATCATCTAACATTGCTATGCTTTTCCTTATTTAAAACTTTTTTCCAAAACCTTATCAATTAAGCCATATTCCTTAGCTTCTACAGCACTCATAAAAAAGTCTCTATCAGTGTCTTTTTCTATTTTAGAGAGTTTTTGTTTGGTATTTTTAGCCAAAATATCATTTAAAATCGCTTTTAATCTTAGAATTTCTTTTGCTTGAATTTCTATATCAGTTGCTTGCCC
This genomic stretch from Campylobacter lari subsp. concheus harbors:
- the def gene encoding peptide deformylase, yielding MIRKIITYPNPRLFLESKKVENFDKDLHILLDDMYETMIANKGVGLAAIQVDMPIRALLVDIGDEEGEQKEDKQTLLEIINPIITPLDDEKISCNEGCLSIPGFYEDVMRYKNIQLDYQDRFGKPQSLQAHDFLAVAIQHEVDHLDGHLFIEKLSFLKRQKFDKDFKKKSKKNK
- a CDS encoding bifunctional ADP-dependent NAD(P)H-hydrate dehydratase/NAD(P)H-hydrate epimerase, encoding MKAVFKDNISYEKELIEKGLDEFLMMENAGIELANLIKKKSKKLKNPKILFLLGTGGNGADGLVAIRHLKKAFAYVMPYKKSTMFIKQEQILKNIGFNFLKKEPKFKDFDIIVDCVFGSGLNKPLDENLQRIFKKITKSKTLKIACDIPSGLGQELCFKTDYTLCMGVIKEILLEDFAKEFVGKIKIANLGLKSYIQNTSSFLLEKKDLKLIAKKANSNKGDFGHVYIFANKSAGTLAGLGALEFGAGLVSLVAKESFSPLIMLKDNIESKINAAAIGMGLDDLSILKDERLKNIPLVLDANCFQSENLLSYLNREDVVLTPHPKEFSMLLKLCFNEDVNVEEIQNNRFFYARKFSSKFQCVLVLKGANPIITQKEKLFVVNCGNEALAKGGSGDVLSGMIAALLGAKFNALEAAKNAVLAHALVAKNYKKNKISFDALKLIKGLKCL
- a CDS encoding GGDEF domain-containing protein, which produces MLDDDLFADLNLSSDPTPAKEASKIQKISGGEFEKFAKSILTELVKDNVPPTPTNYGVYFQKMLEERPVVFKKKVSEIMEFEQNDDGIKRANIEQEIKKSFSSTSALLQYIAMIYRHLETVKDMLRRRNSELAISTGNLAVSNVIHALEADLSRFSSILDKYSDEIKESFDEVRQTYKHIEEQSDFDSKFGVYNKKYFLENLEKSIESNAKYNYHTSLIFFRAKEEILEQTYTQKEKNAFLKGVCRIFSKNVSSSDIVAHCGNNIFAMMISHTNLEKAQEICNKILESLGNSNFFLADKEIDVDVEVAISAVNQDSKSEELIEKCIEALKDSGKNLEPFIIVEKEK
- the rmuC gene encoding DNA recombination protein RmuC, with translation MENILIAFLVVVILAFIWYVFKSQKEKAKLEFLNQSNIALQNQLTNLELEKTTLMEKNSKLLDEKILYLSKNEALEAKLAQKEQTQQELLNIHLKERANLKEEYTQTLIKLEEKYKQGLVELKQELEQNLQKQNANILSQNKLMLNEDTKKILEEIFLPVKKSVKEYNERLNSNEVSLKTHIDNMFKFSQNMTENADRLAKILKGDKKIRGNFAELQLKSVLENSGLVEGVQYKLQERFQDEGKTYIPDAVVFLDKQKSIIIDAKFSLPSDFTFEDISQNTCLDLAYNLKSRIDELAKKPYMQYNKHTYEFVLLFIPYQNILDLILNVDLEIYQYAYKKKVYLTTPNTLFMALNTINISWKNIQSNENILKAFDELGKFHDKFAGVLDDFEKIKENIKRLNTNVDNMQTKLTHGSGNIASRVIKLKELGAKTQKLIKCEMSDESSI
- a CDS encoding YifB family Mg chelatase-like AAA ATPase; the encoded protein is MKKLKCASFSTELDIIDVESTFTRGLPGFSIVGLANSTIKESTERVKATLLSQNFNFPAQKITINLSPSDIPKNGSHFDLAIAILILFQKENLDDFFVFGELGLDGSIKSTASLFSILLFLSAKVQNAKVVVPKAIAQKASMIPNLTIYALENLAQAMDFFKEKNYENYHINNAHPLFENAIEINNQKYIKNSIYPYDFKEVKGQENAKFACIIAALGMHNILFEGSPGSGKSMCAKRLPFIMPPQSLKEILAQNAYKSLNSLDDDFSASRVFRSPHHTSTRASIFGGGTKNAKIGEIALANGGVLFFDEFPHFSKQIIESLREPLEDFKILISRVNTKVIYETKFLFACAQNPCPCGNLFSKSLVCRCQEIEIKKYKNKISSPILDRIDLYVAMDEISHEDKTSLSSEQMGEMVFKGFLFQKQRKQEEFNAKLNDEQLKQFCILDSTANEILQKAINSYNLSQRGVNKTIKVARTIADLEQSELILKTHILKALSFRMRTT
- a CDS encoding NYN domain-containing protein; translation: MDNKSVAIFIDAENIPSKYAKSIFDIASDYGEIVIKRIYGDWTQKNIQNWKEQIAQYSIIAMQQFNFIANKNSSDMYLITEIMSFFYEKDIDIFVIVSSDSDYTSLIQRLKEGKKQVIGMGLKQAVKSYVNSFSEFFYLDQDESKEKILSTKEYIKDLINITETLIEEKGRAEYAQIRTNMNRKHANFIPQNFGFKNFRALVKEFLPQMKQFKEGNEKNIYFLIEKIKA